cactgagttacctccccagcactttttattttgtatttcaagacaggatctaaTTGAGTTACtcaggttagcctcaaacttgagactttctgtctcagcctcctgagctgctggaattacaggtgagcaccaatGCACCTGTCTATTTGATGCATCTAAACAGCCAGAAGAGCCTACCATAGCCATGCATTGCTGAACCACTGGGAGACGCAGCATTAGGTGATTCTGTGATTATACGAGCACCATGGAGTATACTTACATGAACTAAAAAGGCTACAGTGTCACTAGGTGAGATCATCTTAGAAGTTCACCATCCTATATGTGGCCTGGTGTTGATGACTGTACTTAAGAGAGACAGATAGACGCTGAAAGTGAGtccaaatgaagaagaaaagactgaAGAATGAGTAATAGGCTTTTGAAGGCCATTTCTAATGATTCTGCCAGCATACTTAGAGGCGGTCAGTCTTGTCCACACTCTGCTTCACTACTTCAGTGGAACTGCACCCTCCATTCTTCCTAGCCCTGTCCCAGGGggccatattttttaaaatttttatttgttgttttttagatatacatgaaaatagtatatattttgacatattatacatacatggaatataacttcccattcttgtggttgtccatgatatggagtttcacaggttgtgtattcatataggaacataggaaagttatatctgattcattccactgtctttcctattcccatcccccctcccttcccttcattcccctttgtctatccAATgatcttctttccctccccaccctcccttgttttgggttagcatctgcacatcagagagaacattaggcctttggttttttgggactggcttatttcaacttagcatgatattctctagttccatccatttaccagcaaataccataatttcattcttctttatggttgagtaatattccattgtgtatatataccacattttatttatccaatcatctgtcgaagggcacctaggttggttttataccttggctattgtgaattgagttgctataaacactgatgtgggtgtgtcactgtagtatgctgattttaaattctttggatatatactgagaaatgggataactgggtcaaatggtggttccattccaagttttctaagaaatctccatactgctttccagaggggctgcaccaatttgcagtcccaccagcaatgtatgagtgagccttttccccacatccttgccaacatttatttttacttgtgtcggggtgcccgggacccctggccctaggtgtggctaagatggcgcctggcagtgagccagagcagttaacttttgcacaaacaactgacattattttgaggaagttccagggattggttgagttccctcgtggacagtgcatgatcactgcatgtctgcattttactgcctgtatctgttcatgctctcccctcgtgctctaaTGCTGATTGGTTACGGTAATgcatatattggagtgtaagttcctcgaaagggagaacaaagaaagagaacaaagaaagaactgagaggatgggggtgcgcgcaataaaaaggctgaaaagaaccaggtgtcgtgtctctctgcgggcggggagcgcgatatacttgtattcttgataattgcaggGGGCCATATTTGCATCCTATAACTTAGCCCTTCCCACCAAAACTAGACAGCCAAGGACCCATCGGATTGAGTCTCTTGAGAGCTTGATGATAGACAATGATTTGTCACTTGGCGATGGGTTTGGGAGGGTGGAATGACACACaggagttagggttagagttagcaCTTTTGCAAGTCAAAGCCATAGGTATTTGGAGAGGTCTGGAGTTTCTGGGAGCAGATCGTGGGAGTGTGCTGAGGATGCTGGTGGGTAGAGGCGAAAGGAGATGATGCAGAGCAAGAAGCCCAGACCGAGACATGTGCCCCTCAGAGGAACAGGGAGAGTCACTGACCTTGGTTTCTGGTCCTCCATTCTCAGTAACAGGCTCGTGAGGCCTGTCAGTACTGAGTTTCCCATTCCAGGAAGCTCTTGGAATGGCCTGCTATAAAACATCCTTTTCTTGAGTCAGAATTCGTTTCTTCCAACccaaagaacaaacagaaaaggatGAAAACTAAGCATGGATTTGTAGACCCCAAAACACCCTGGAGGGCACCAAGCTCGGTGTGAGTGGGGGCAGATGGTGTGTGGTGGTCTGAGGCCCCGACTCACCCTGAAGGCCTCAGGCTGTATCCCTGAGCTCCGGAGCCGATTCAGGCGGACATCCAGGAACTTGATGCCACTGGGCAGCATGGGCAGAGCCACCAGCTGGTTCTCTGGGAGGATCAGATCCTGCAGGGCAGGCAGCAAGTGGAGGGCGTCATTATCAATGGAGGAGATGAAGTTGCTGGAGAGGTCGATCCTTTTCAGTTTTGCTGAGGGACATTGGGAGAGAACAGAGAAAGATACTGGACGCATTATCTTTCCTTGCTTCCTACTGGATGTGCCTGGTTATCCTGCTCCATCCATCTCAGGATAAGAGAATTCTAACCAGCTCTCACCCTGCAGCAGGTCCAAACTAGAGTCTGAAGGACCCCTTGGAAAAGCCCTGGGATTCCTCAGTACCTTTCCCTGGATTCTGGGCTGCCCGCTTTGGGACCCTACTGGAAGAGACCTCCAGCTAGCCCAGGAACCCCTGGACCACCTACACTCAGTAGTTCTCACTACAGGCGCTGAAGGCTGGAAAGGCTGTGGGTGGTCGGCAGTGGAAACCGGAGCAGAGCCCAGGTCTCCTATCCCAGGTAGGACATGAGACAGAACAGCCAACAGCATCAGTAGGTACAGGAGGAGCTGGTCCAGAGGCCAGCAGAGTGACCCGTTTGGGGCAACCTGAAAATGTTGGCTTCATCCTACCTCCCCGTCCCCACTTCCCAGATCTTCAGGGAGAGCAAATGAGAACAGATCACTTCCACCACTTGAACTCTTCAAGGAACGGAGTTAGAAGGACTTGGGGGATGGTTTCCTTTGACAACTGGAGAGACTGAGGACTAATAGGGAAAGGCTAACACAGGTGGGGGCTAACCGTGTCTGGTCACTGTTCATGTGACCAAATGCAAGGAAAAGGACCCTGGtggtcccctctgcctggccccctctcctcttttctcaGGGCATTACATACTCAGCCCTTGGAAGTCTGCAGTCCTGATACGGCTGATACGGTTGAAGCGGGCGTACAAGTAGGTGGTCATCcggggaagaggaggaatgttCTGTAGGTCAATGTCATCACAGTACACAGAAGAACCGAGGCACACGCAGaccaggcaggtgggcaggtcTGGCCCAGGTGGAAGACAGAACAAAGGGAGACCCCTGATCAGACTCCCTTCGGCCTCTGAAGCCAATGGCTCTTGCCCCAGGGAGTATCTGAGCCATGGACATCTGTGTCCTCTTGATGGCCTGTGGGTTGCTGTCTAGAACCAATTGGCATGATGCACCCAGATTGTACTGATGCCTACTCTCAGCCCATCACTCAGGCCTCAACCTAAGAGAATCAGGTTCACCCTTAGTTACTACTCAGTACTTTCACCAGACCTGGTCCTTTGTAGGTGTTCCTGGGTCTATGTGAGCATTTCCAGGATATCTAGTGGCCTTTTTTCCCATATGTCTCCTGTCTGGTCCCAACAGGAACAGTAAAGATGAAATAAAGCCAGAATCAAGTGGAATAGCCAGTGGTTGCTGGGTCTACCAGCTGTCTTTGGGAGGAAGAGCTGGACATGTTCTCCGCAGCTCCGAGAAGCACAATAAGGCCCAGATGGGGTGGACAGTGCCTGCTTAGCACCCATCTCCCCTTCTTACGGCAGCAGCCTCCCAATTTTCTATCGGGAAACAACCCTCCCCTATTCTTAGTCCATGACCCCATTTCTTCATCCAGCACTCATGGGACTAAGGCCAGTCCATCCAACTCAGACTGGCTTTAAAACGTTGGGAAGACTGTATTGGCTCACACGATGGAACAGTATAGGAGGTTGTGTCACTTGCTTTTATAAGACAGAGATTTCTGTGAGGCCAGGATTAGCTCGACTCAAGGCAGCACTATGGTAGCAGGAACAGCCCCAAGATGAAGCAGCAGTTCCCAGCCAGCGGTGACCAGCAGGACTGATAAAGCAGGGGCCCCAGGGCCCTTCTTATCCCAAGGCCTTAAGTGACAGGTCCAGAGAAGGCCCTTTACAATCTCTGCAAGGTCATGGATCCTGACCAAAGGCCTCTGACTGATGTCCCAGTCCCCCAGGAGCACCCGGGGAAACACCCTAAGAGGAGAAAAGGGATGCTGCGTGCAAGCAGGTCCAAAaatgagctgcttccttcctctgccccagtTTCTGATCCCCAGCCGAGTACTAAGCCCTCACCGCCTACCATGCCAGCATCCCAGGCTCCAGGAAGGctctggggagggaaagaggactGGCTACTGAGGAGATGAATGCGAAGCTGAAAGCAGTGTGACTGCTTCATTTGCCCCCATGCCAAGGGACAGCCACAAAGTTATTTATTCTTCTCTCCAGGCTTTTAATTGCCTCTGATCTAATCACCACTCAACCTGTTCCCCGAGTGATGCTGTTAACTGAGGTGTGGTGGCTTTGCTGGGGCATAGGCAGCTCTTGCGTTGCTTTGCTTGGGAGCCAGCCTCTTCCTCCCCTCGCTCCCTGTTTTTATGGCAGctatctctcctcctctccctgacaTTAGGCACCAGGCTTGACACTCCATCCCCACTCCTGACCACACTCTACGTGGGTACCACCTGGTGCTGGGTCATGGCTGCTGGACCTTGGACCTATGGATAAGATAACCATTTGACTGTGCACTTACCAAGGCTGGTTGGGGAGCCCAGTGGGCCTGGCAAAGTAGGCTTGGTCATCGCGGGGTTTGACAAGGGTGTCCTTGGAGCCACAATGCTCTGGGTGGGACTAATCCTGGTTGGAGGTACCAAGCTGGTCTCCTTAACCTGGAGACATAGCACACAGCACACAATAGGCTGGCTTTTGGCCCACAAAGGACTCAACTTTGGGTTTTAGAAACCTCAGTGACCCATCTCAAACTTGCAAAGAGTCACTGTGATTGAGGACAGAGGGACAGCACAAAGAATGAGCAAGGAAGAGATCTTAAAGAGCATCAGACCACATCTTCACTagatagatgaggaaacagaggcccagagaggggagggaCTTGGATCAGGGAGCCTGTTGGTGCCAAGCTAGCACCTGGATCCCCAATTCCCTCAGTTGGTGCTCCTCCACACTACCCGGCTCACACCCGCCACAGTGGAGGCTTCAAACTGGAGAACTGTCTAAGAAAAGAGATGAGGGTGGTATTTCCTTTTGTGGGGGGCGGCTATGAGGACTTTGCTGACCCTCGCCCCAATGAAGATATGCTGTCACACTTGACAGCCTGGGGAGGGATGTATGACTTTGGGAGGGTGGGATCCTATCAATTTGCACAAATAGACTACTTGGAGGTTTGTGTCCTCTTTCTTAGTACCATGTAAGCAACAACGTCCTCAGGAGGGTCAAGAATTTGCCTCTTACAGAGAGTAGGAGGCTTGAGAAGCCTGCATCGTGGGGCTGGTGGAGAGGGGCCAGGGGCCTGGTCTTGAAGGGCATGCAGCCAGTCTGTTGTGTCCCTCACCTCAGCCAGCTGGTCCCCGTAGTCTGCCAGCTCCTCGTAGTTGCTCAGGTCAATGACCTCCCCGTAGTCATCCAGGCTCCCCAGGTAGCTCCCCGCATGCGGCTGGGCGACAGCATGGCTTTCCCCGTGGCCCcgctcttctcccctcctcctctccttcggGAGAGAAGCCGGCCCTGCCTCCTGCAGCACCAAGGCCAGCAGGCTCAGCAACCACACGGGGAGCCTCATGAGAGCCTGGGGCGGGCGTGGGGGAGAAGTGGCTGAATCACTCCGGCACCCACCTGGGGAGGGGGCAAGTGTGGGAATGGCTTGCGAACTTGCTCCCCTTCCCAGCATGCATCACGCACGCTTACTCGCACCTTCGCCCCCCTCGAGCTCCCTGAGGGCTGGGCTGTGCCGGGGCACCCCGGCACCCCCTCCACGCACCAACACTGGTGTCATCTCATACAGCACATGCAGACACCCACGTAGTCCTGCTTCACCAGCACAGACACGCTCACGAAAGCCCTTTGTCCCTGCGCCCCCCTGCACACCCGGCACACGCTTCTGCATCTGTGCAGATATTCTCTCTTAACCACGCACTCGAAACATAACTGTTAGTCACTAGATTTAGGGAAACCTCCATCTCAAggagtctttgtgtgtgtgtatgtgtgtgtgtgtgtgtgtgtgtgtgtgtgtgtgagagagagagagagagagagagagagagagagagagagagagggagagaattactcattcatgcattcactcaacaaatatgtatGGGGTACTCGTTAAGTTCCAGACCCTGGACTTGCTTCTGGGGGTACAGAAAGGAACATGGCGTGGCCCTTCTCAGGAACACCTCATCTATTTGGAGACATGGACTTACAAGCTGATATGCAATGTAAAGAATGTTAGTTCATAAAATAGATGGAGAGATGCACCTTTTTGCAAACATGTTTCTAGAAACCAGAGAGTTCTTTGTGTGTTGTGAGAGGGTGTCCACATCCAGAAAGTTCCTTGGATAGCTATAcatctgtgtatgtgtgagtgcATTTCACGTGAGTATGAATGCTCACTCATTTAGCTCACCCACGTTGTACAGGCGGGCAGAGAGATGTGTGTGGTGTGGCCGTGGAAGCATCCATGTAGAGTGGATACGCAGACATGGGAGGTGTGTGACTGATCACATGGCCCTCCCCAAAGCCCCTGCACACATTTCTAGTAGACCCTCCTCCTCAATTTCAGCTGGGTAAAGGGGGTAAGCCCCTAGAAGCAGCAAAGGGGGACACTTCACCTCACTTCCCATAACTCACTCCAAACCAAACTCCATGAATTTTAGACAAATTCCTAAGGCAGAGTTTGCTGCCCAACGAGAAGCCTCCTCCAACTTCTCTGGCCAGGGGCCTGGACTCCCTCCATCCTCCctgccccagtcccagccccagctcttTCCCCTCATCAGCACACCTGTGGCCCTGAGGCCTCCAACCTTGAACCTTACCCTTTAGATGCCCTTTGGTTCCAAATGGAGCCCTACAGCGTCCAGAGAGAGGGACTCTGATGGAAAGGTTGACGGCGGTGGGGCAAGCTGGGCAGGacaagcaggcaggcaggcatgTGTCCAATCAGGCTTCTCATTCTTTCTGATGTCCTGCtgtttcccctcctccttcctcaggggGTCCCCAATTCCATTCCTTTGCTTGATGAAGGaaattcttcctctctctccctttgccAGTTTTGCCACCcaccccttttctctttctgttagtATCCGCTACCTCTCTTTCTGGCCCACCTTCCTGATAAGGCCAGGTATTTGAGGGGCAGGCAGTGCCCACCCTGAAATGAAGAGGCCTCACCCCTTAGAGTCTGAACTTTCTGCGAAGGATGGATTGAGGGTACTTGGAGGGCTGGAACTTGTCTTCCCAGTTTTTTTCCTCCAGCCAAAGAGTGATGAGGATTGGCTTCATAGATGGAATCCAAAGATAAAAAGAGGCTGAGCTGAGGAATGCCAACCAGCCCCAACACCCACAGTCCCTAAAAGGAACCATATTGAACAAAATCACCAGTGGGAGGGTCTGGGCCTGCGTGATGCAAAGAGATGGTgaagagggggtggggaaggattTGAAAGCCAACTTAAAGTTCACAGATGATGATCAGGAGGAGGAtgcagaaaattctttaaaacttcTAGGAGGAAAGGACATGGAACCAGAAGACTCCTCCAACTCCATGAACAGGAGTTGGGCTTGGGCTCCAGAAGGGACTTACTGATCATGAACACTGAAGACACCACATAGGGGCCTCTGGGGCCGGCTGGGGGTACATCCTCCCCTCAAAGATATACTTATGAAGAGaaattcttcttttcttggtGCCTTAGGCAGGCAGTGGGTGGGAATGGCTAAAATGTTTGATTCTGCTCGTGCCTGTTACCTCTGCCAGGTTCTTCAGGGATGTTCTctgctccctcttccctcccactgGCTCATCCTTTATTCCAGCTACAAGGCCCTCTAAAGATTTGAGTCTAATTCCTGTAGtgtacagatgaggaagccaaggctcagaggagggaggtgacttgcccaagatcactcAAAGCCACATCCAGCACCTAGATTTCCTGAGTCTCACCCCAGAGTTTCCCTTGCTTTATAGGACTTCATCTTTTCAACCTCATTCCAGGAAGCCCTGAGCCAATGTGCCTCTGGGCACTCAGAACAGATGGTCTTGGCAGAACTCGTCTCTGCCCGGGTCTAACAGGTGAAGGGGCAAACCTAATAGCCGGCCCAAGAGGGCAGCTCCTGGTGTGGGAGGGGAACTTCCCTCAACCCAAGAAGCTGGGCACCTGAGAAATTGCATGTTCCTGTGCCTCTGGCACTCCCCACCCTGGAGCGACCTCATCAAGGGCTCTCCTGGATGGAGGGAGGTATAGTCCTGGAGCCAGAAGGGCTCCCAGAAAGCAGATGGCACATTTGGCGGGCTATGCTCCTCGGTTTTCTCTCCACAGCCAGGCCAGAGAACCTCTGGCCCCATGTTCGGTCCTGGAGCATCCCCTCTCTGGTCCCACGCTTTTTATTCCTGCAAACGCTACTGTTCGTTCATTCCCCCCGccacctgctccttccctccttcctccctctccactCTCTGGGTGACACATCCCTGCAGGTCTCGGCGCCCTCTGCCTTGCGAAGGGTCCTCCTCCACGCGCTCTCCAACCTCACAGCCAGCCTTGCGACCGCGCATGCGCCGGCTCGCTCCCGCGCGCCCCCGCGCGCTCCGCTGGGAGTCACCTTCTGATGCAGGCTCTCTCCCAACTTCTGTTCTCGCTTTTGCAAGCTCGCAGTTACACATTCGTTCCCATGGATTTCAGGGAGTGGCCGTGGACGTGTATGTGTGACCTGTGTGGGAAATGGCTAAGCCGCGTGCTGTTCCAGGCGCTCAGCTCCCGGAGAGCCTGGCAAAGCGGGCGGGTGGTCGGGGGAGGCGTCCTTATCTTAATCTCTCATTAGCAGAGGCACAAGGCAGGTTGATGGAACGGAAGTGGCAGGCGGTGTGGACAGAAGCCTGGCCAGCTGACCCTGTTGCTGCCCCTGTTCTGGGCAGGGAGAGAGGTGGGGATGGAAAGTTCAGGAACCCTCCTGCTTTTTGGATGACAGGGTCTGTTCCCTGCTGGGGATTGGTAGCCACACAACTTTAGGGCAGGAAcacaattctttccttttcctcagaCCCCCTCCACTTTTCCCAGGGTGGACACGGCTCCTTTCCTACCCTCTGCTCCCTGACTTGGCCCTTTCAGACACGTGCTTTCTTTACCTTTTCCCATCTGGCAAAATTCGATTTGTCCCTAAGAGCCAGCTTAAATGATAGGAGCCTCTCTCCAGTTTCCCCCAAGCAGAGGCAAGggtcccctcctccctgctgtTTGTATACAGCATGACTCCTAACACTTCAGGCAGAAATCCAATTCATGGAATTTCCCCCCTTTACCAAGTTATGAATTCCTCAAGGGCATGGGGTCTGTATTGCCCAACCTGAATTCTTAACTGGGAACCTGACCTGTAGTTGATGCCCCCTGAGCACTTGTCAAGTTGACCTGAAGCAGGTGTTTAGCAGGCAGGGTGAGGGCTTATTTAGCAGTTTTCTCCTACAGAAGGTGGTATGAACTGGGATGCTGGTAAGTCACTCTTACCATTTGGCTAGAGCCAAATTCCTTCTAAAGAGGAGCCAGGGCACCCTCTTCTTGCCCTTTATGAACTCCTGCATGGCCTATAGACCATTTCAAATGATTTGGTCCTTTATTCTCTGCCCTCAAAATGGTTTTTCCGTTGTTCACGTGCACATTACATTTGCCCAATTCATCCATAAGCTTGATCAGAAGGGGCAACCGTTTTGTCTTTCTGCAGCTGCCTTAAAACTGAGCCTGGGAGACCCTTGACAATttagtgtctgtgggtcaaaagAACCTGGGGCTTTGAATTCAGATGTAGCTGTTTGATTTCTGGTCTTACTTTAGGAATAATTTTTCTTGAGGGTTATGAGTTCTGAGGAAATTCTCTGAGAAGAAGCTTTGAGATAACTGTCCCAGGAGTTTCTTAAGAATATGATCTTTTCTTCACCCGTTATTTCGAAGCAAGTAAGAGGTGTGTAGGGGAGGTGTCAGGGGATAGGTTGTCAGATGACTTTAAGGTATTATTTTTGACCTGTTCACATTGTCAAGTTCAAGCAGgttatttttcatattactttATTTCCTCTGCTGTAAAGCGTGTTGAAATGTGAAACTTGTTTCACAAAGTTAACATGGTCTTCAAGAGGGAATAGAGATATATGTGCAGAGCACACATACGTACCTACGTACACACCTGTTTATGTAGATGCCAACAGCACTGAGGGATGAACTTGGGTAAGGAGGAGGGGCTTTCTAAACCCAAAGGCAACCTGCACATTGGGTGTGCTTGGCCGGGGTGGGGGTAACCTATGGTGCCAATTGAAGTCTAAGCCCTGTGGTGTTCAGCTGCAGAGAGCAACACAGGGAGCAGATGGATTCTAGATGGGGCAGTGGAATGATGATGATCGTGtggctgctaaaacaaaatagTTCAGGTTTGCAGGACTAGGCTCCCCCTGGGGAGTCACAGGAGCACACTCCCCCGAGGGCCTCACCAAAGGGCTGAGGTTGCGAGGTGTGAACAGGTCAGAAGGGGGCTTATCCAGGCCATAGCACCAGGTTGCTTACAGCCATAATAATATGTTGACTTTCAGCAGGAGCCTTGGAGAAACCAGCTGCAGCTAGAAGAGGAAGCTGAATGGGAgcaggggaaggaggcagggatggGATGGGCCTAGaaggagcaaaagagaaaggTGAATGAGAGTATAATAGAAATTCCTTGATGTTAGGGACTCAGCTTAATACAACTTCTTGAATATCTCTGGAGCTTTCCTCGTCCTAACTTGAGGGTGGGCACTGTGTCTTACTCATTTCCAGAACATCCTCCTCTCCAAATTCCCTACCAGCATACACACTCAGGACTATGGAGGGGCAGATCCCCCTAAAGGAAGTGAGGGGGGAAGATGAAGGCGAGGCAACCCAGGTTCCACTTGGAGACCTGCTGAGCTGTTCACCTGGGCCAGATAAGGAGAACAGAGAATCCTCTCAGCAGGGATAATCCAGATAGGGAATAAATTACTGCAAGGAAAGGGATAAAAGGTAGGACTTGTCCTGCATTAGGGTGTGCTTGAGAATGCAGAGTCGCAGATTTGGCACATGAGAACAGAGAGCTCAGAGGAGCCTCTTACCCACCACCTGCGTTTATGGATGTGGGAGCTGAGAGCAAATGGATCTGGCAAGGTCAAGGTCAAACTGTATCCTCATCTGGGGTCTCCAAGCTTTCCCATTTATACCATTCACTATTGGAATGAGCCTAGACCTCTGCACCTTTGTGCCCTTTGGACTCTAGAGGAGAGAGACACTGTGCACATCACCCATGGCTCTTCCAAGCTGGAATCCTACACCAACTTCTTAACCTTGGAACATCACCCCAGGGAGAGGGTGAGCCAGCTGTGACCTTCAGCAGCCACCAGGTGTCACTGATGTGTCTGTCTTAGAAATGGGGGCTAGTTTCCAATGTGGAAGAGGCTTCTGAGAGATTCCAGATGCTCCGCCCCTTCTTCCTTGTTTCTTAAGAACCGCCTGCTTGGGGGTGGAAGTGACTGGACTGATCGCGCACGCACTAACACAGAACAGATGGCGGGGTGGGGCGGTGCCTTATGACCTTCCACTGTGAACACTGTGTTCCCCAGGGCCTCGGGACATATGTTGAAGTTGGGCGAAGGGGGCCCACAGGGTCCGTCTACACTCACACGGGCCAACCCTCAGGCCCTGACCCCCGGCCCTCTCCCTCTAGCTAATTCCCAGTTCTTGGATCCACTCTTCTCCTTGGCTGTTCCTATCTGAGGCCCAGTCAGGAGAGTGTGTACTGGGTTTGTCCTGGAAAAGGAGGAGTAGTTTCCAACTGTCCCGGTGCAGAGACATCCAGATGCAGGCCCCTTTGGGAACCCTAACCCTCCGCCCCATCTTGGGCATTCCCTCATACTTCCTTCCTGGATAACGTGGCTGGCAGAGAGCAGTGCGATATCTGATGCTGGGAACAGCAGATGGTGGAAGAGCAGTTTTGGAAGAAGGGATCCTTGAATGTGGAGACCTGGATTTCTCAGCCTCTTTGAGGCAAGATGGCGAAATCTCCAGCGGGACCCTCTGAAGCTCACCTCTGGGCTTCCCAAATCATCTTCTTGTCTCACTTGACCAGGACCAAAGTCAGATGTCAATCCACCGCCCAGCCTGAGCCAGAATGgatgggtggaggagggaggaggatatGTGAAGTCTTTAGACATACATCTGCGTTTCTGGAGCAGAGGGAGACCACAGAAGGCCAGaagtttgggtgtgtgtgtgcagggggtGCCTTTGAACTGGGTGGGACCAAATCAAGCCCTGGAAAGTCTTGCTCCAGAGCTGTAGCACGGCATATGGCATTTCCCATCCTCAGAAAGGGGAGAGGTAAGAGCCAGGGCTGGGAGCAAGGCAGGGCGACAGAGAAAAATGGTGGGCACAGGCGCCTGGGCCACCAGCCTTCAAGTGCGATCAGAGGAGGTCCAGCCCAGGGCAAGGTCTAGATGACCACCGACTGCAGGAGGCGGAAGCACATCATGAGGTCCAGCGGGATGGGGGGCTTCAAGAAGTTCCCATCCAGCCGCAGGTAGCGCAGGTGGGGCACGTTCTCTAGGTCTGAGGAGAAGTCGTGGAAGGCCACGAGGTTGTTGGGGCAGATCTGCGTCCCATTGATTTCTATggagaaagaaggggagaagTCAGCAGCAGGGTGGGTGGGAGGCAAAGAGGAGAAAGGACTCTAGAATTCCCTCTGGAACTAGCTGACGTTGGGAATGTGTGGCCATGGATGGGTCACCCTAAGCTCCAGGCTgtttactcatttgtaaaatgactAAAGttggaaataatcaataattgtTATTGAAGTCACCCTGGAGAATTGGATGTTGGGATATCTGACCCATTGCATCCTGGGGTGTTAAATTGGAAGGGGTCCTTAGATCCCTGTGATCAGGTTTCCGCCTTAGAAAGATCACCTAGCTAAGCGTGGAGGAGCAGTCGAAGGAGGGAAGATCCGAAGTCACAGGGACGTGAGAATTACTCTGGAGTTTATCCGGTGGGTTGGATGTGAACTATGAGGAGGAATGGAAGTTGGTCATGTTGACAGAAGTAGGGATGACAGGAAGAGAACAGGGAGCTGGGCAGGGGATGAGCCCATTGATTCTCAAGTGTCCATGGCCTGAgattccattttctcctttgccTCTTGTGAGACAGATGAGGCATGTCATCTTCTAAATAAGgttcttttttctccctaagCCTGGCCTCGCTTGTCGTctgtggaggtggaggaggagagagagggaacagTCATCTCTGTTGttgtcttctcttcctctcctgtttctcctccttcaTGGTTGAGG
This genomic stretch from Sciurus carolinensis chromosome 12, mSciCar1.2, whole genome shotgun sequence harbors:
- the Optc gene encoding opticin; this encodes MRLPVWLLSLLALVLQEAGPASLPKERRRGEERGHGESHAVAQPHAGSYLGSLDDYGEVIDLSNYEELADYGDQLAEVKETSLVPPTRISPTQSIVAPRTPLSNPAMTKPTLPGPLGSPTSLDLPTCLVCVCLGSSVYCDDIDLQNIPPLPRMTTYLYARFNRISRIRTADFQGLTKLKRIDLSSNFISSIDNDALHLLPALQDLILPENQLVALPMLPSGIKFLDVRLNRLRSSGIQPEAFRALEKLQFLYLADNLLDSIPWPLPLSLRSLHLQNNMIETLPRDAFCDPGEHRHIRRQLEDIRLDGNPINLSLFPSAYFCLPRLPVGRFS